From the Vanessa cardui chromosome 18, ilVanCard2.1, whole genome shotgun sequence genome, one window contains:
- the LOC124537270 gene encoding cyclin-Q has protein sequence MKDVIDVMALQSSRRERRLPDYRSAPSHSLATNFIFECGIKLGLQPATVATAAIFYHKFFKEADKNDYDCYVICTACLCAAGKSRDEAVRLRDAVNVAHNSINRGAGPLELGEEYWSWRGSVAQAELLVLRLLGFNLDAPSPHRYLLHYLRSLQEWFPVAQWRSAPIARTAMAFLQDFHHSPLILDYRAPHVAVACLTLALHVLGVSVPLASTLDDDAAWYSVFTKDLQKEKNWEIMEKIMQVYGREPEPI, from the exons ATGAAAGACGTGATTGATGTAATGGCGTTACAAAGTAGTCGACGAGAGCGGCGACTACCTGATTATAGAAGTGCTCCTAGTCACAGTTTAGCAACAAATTTCATTTTTGAGTGCGGCATAAAACTTGGACTACAGCCGGCAACCGTTGCTACTGCCGCAATATTCTATCATAAATTCTTTAAAGAAGCTGATAAAAATGACTATGATTGCTATGTCATCTGCACAGCTTGTCTTTGTGCTGCTGGGAAGTCTCGAGATGAGGCGGTGAGGCTAAGAGACGCCGTGAACGTGGCCCACAATTCTATTAATCGCGGAGCTGGACCTTTAGAGTTAGGCGAAGAATATTGGTCATGGAGAGGTTCTGTGGCTCAAGCTGAATTACTTGTTCTGCGTTTATTGGGTTTCAACTTGGACGCACCATCGCCTCATCGGTATTTACTGCATTACCTACGCTCGCTGCAGGAATGGTTCCCAGTCGCTCAGTGGCGATCAGCACCGATAGCGAGGACAGCAATGGCCTTCTTGCAAGACTTCCATCATTCCCCTTTGATATTGGATTACCGAGCTCCTCATGTTGCCGTAGCATGCTTGACTTTGGCATTGCATGTGCTGGGAGTATCAGTTCCGCTGGCCTCCACGTTAGATGATGATGCTGCTTGGTATTct GTATTCACAAAGGACTTACAGAAGGAAAAGAATTGGGAAATTATGGAGAAAATAATGCAAGTATATGGCAGAGAACCAGAACCCatatga
- the LOC124537572 gene encoding uncharacterized protein LOC124537572 — protein sequence MFNQKHSSKIKNEKIERWRLELSSFKFEIIYRPGKDNTVADALSRVCAHINFDNSKLKEIHELLCHPGVTRLAHWVRTKNLPYSINDIKLITTSCRVCAEIKPRFNKNKYQLIKATSPFERLNIDFKGPLPSNTQNKYMLTIIDEYSRFPFAYPCKDMTATTVIKCLKDLFFMFGTPLYVHSDRGATFMSEQLKHFFYSLGIACSRTTPYNPQGNGQVEKLNGTLWRNIQLYLRSKDMEISDWEKALPVALHSIRSLLCTNTNVTPHERMFNHARGTSNGESFPSWMLNPGPVLMKKNVRATKYDPIVEEVELLQPNPQYSYVRLSDGRETTISNRQLVPLPENLEDCNENNKMQNSENIQDENPIPNQKSIENNQSHELPSTSSSFKERRSTRQRRIPSYLNDYSSNEKPTRDVTLPKGCFELGGESRGSRESPNSLCAIVASLAEEMCCRVLSRQQASAGRSGADHSVPLRASARLSPPLAASRRLSPATLSDSSLRARPAPDRLDRLDRA from the exons ATGTTCAATCAAAAACAttcaagcaaaataaaaaatgagaaaATTGAAAGATGGAGGCTTGAACTTTccagttttaaatttgaaattatttatcgacCTGGTAAGGATAATACAGTGGCTGACGCTCTATCTAGAGTATGTGctcatattaattttgataatagtaAGTTGAAAGAAATTCACGAACTTCTTTGTCACCCTGGTGTCACAAGATTAGCACACTGGGTAAGGACGAAAAACCTTCCATACTCTATCAATGACATTAAACTTATAACTACTTCCTGCAGAGTGTGTGCTGAAATTAAGcctcgttttaataaaaataaatatcaactcATAAAAGCTACTTCTCCATTTGAACGATTGAACATAGATTTTAAGGGACCCTTACCATCTAACacgcaaaataaatacatgttaaCGATTATTGATGAATACAGCCGATTTCCATTCGCTTATCCCTGCAAAGATATGACTGCAACGACtgtaattaaatgtttgaaGGATCTTTTCTTTATGTTTGGTACTCCGCTTTATGTACACTCAGACAGAGGAGCGACATTTATGTCTGAACAATTGAAGCATTTTTTTTACTCACTTGGGATAGCTTGCAGTCGAACAACTCCATATAATCCCCAGGGAAATGGACAAGTTGAAAAACTTAATGGAACTCTTTGGAGAAACATACAATTATACCTCCGATCTAAAGATATGGAGATATCAGATTGGGAAAAAGCTTTACCAGTGGCTTTACACTCCATCAGGTCACTTCTATGTACTAATACTAATGTAACTCCTCACGAAAGAATGTTCAACCATGCCCGAGGAACTTCAAACGGCGAATCATTTCCTTCTTGGATGTTAAATCCAGGAcctgttttaatgaaaaagaacGTGAGAGCTACCAAGTACGATCCTATAGTTGAAGAGGTAGAGTTACTCCAGCCCAATCCGCAATATTCGTATGTCAGATTGTCAGATGGAAGAGAAACTACAATCTCTAACAGACAATTAGTTCCACTACCAGAAAATTTAGAagattgtaatgaaaataataaaatgcaaaattCTGAAAATATTCAAGATGAAAATCCTATTCCTAATCAAAAATCTATTGAAAATAATCAATCTCATGAACTTCCTTCCACGAGTTCGTCATTTAAAGAACGTCGTTCAACACGACAGCGAAGAATACCGAGCTATTTAAACGATTAC TCTTCAAACGAGAAGCCAACACGTGACGTGACTTTGCCGAAAGGTTGCTTTGAGCTCGGAGGCGAGTCGCGAGGGTCGCGGGAGTCGCCGAATAGTTTGTGCGCAATTGTCGCATCCCTAGCTGAGGAGATGTGTTGTCGCGTGTTGTCGCGT CAACAAGCGAGCGCCGGACGCTCGGGCGCGGACCACTCTGTGCCTCTGCGCGCCTCTGCGCGCCTCTCGCCGCCTCTCGCCGCCTCTCGCCGCCTCTCCCCGGCAACCCTCAG CGACTCGTCGCTGCGCGCCCGGCCCGCGCCTGACCGCCTAGACCGCCTAGACCGCGCCTAG